A genomic window from Solanum dulcamara chromosome 11, daSolDulc1.2, whole genome shotgun sequence includes:
- the LOC129871984 gene encoding L-aspartate oxidase 2-a, chloroplastic-like encodes MGAYGEDGNMHLAREWGRSHRRIVFAADMIGREKERALLEAVVKNPNRYVFEHHFAVDLLTTQEFAGMRSIGMVFPSCFYRQQLFSCICIIKVGFMISFGSSSFVLFCCNFPFQDEFIATYVSIVL; translated from the exons ATGGGTGCTTATGGGGAGGATGGCAATATGCATCTAGCCAGGGAATGGGGCCGCTCCCATCGCCGAATTGTCTTTGCTGCTGATATGATAGGCAGAGAGAAAGAAAGGGCCCTATTAGAGGCAGTTGTTAAGAATCCTAATCGATATGTATTTGAACATCATTTTGCTGTAGATTTGTTGACCACTCAG GAATTTGCAGGGATGAGGTCTATTGGAATGGTTTTCCCTTCATGCTTTTACAGGCAACAACTCTTCAGTTGCATCTGCATTATCAAGGTCGGGTTCATGATTAGCTTTGGTAGTTCTTCATTTGTCTTGTTCTGTTGTAATTTTCCATTCCAAGATGAATTTATTGCAACTTATGTGAGTATAGTGTtataa
- the LOC129872742 gene encoding nuclear pore complex protein NUP98A-like, translated as MYSVLFDLLLCIYNLGSPKRVLHSLKSAFAKNRPCASQCLLQNCCEDDLLCTRASPSPLQLLSSGFGIHPSSLNKSNASDGSFKLPRYISGPDVYTVKIFQYFWILEEVEQHHTLHLLVKVAVRIELYSSPKMLKLLISYGPHVCNAATNATSGQTENVSPGLSTLPAFGRKYDVNRVANEPLLLSKDVNVSDSSILGYPRALAFGVPSNSSHVGTPRFDSYSFGQPAVYMSGSKGNESTTPLLKSSGFGKSAFGINQKGSRTTSYIASPEIDSIRPGGANIQSICGMQTYQDKSHDVLRFEDYQLGDKGTLASNAATNATSGQTQNISPGSSTLQTFGKKYDVNSVANEPLMWSRDANVSGSSIFGSLKPTSFGVSSNSHFGTPRFDSYSFGQAAVSMSGSKGLLYCPFSHVLEQMI; from the exons ATGTACTCTGTCCTGTTTGATCTTTTGCTTTGCATATATAATCTTGGAAGCCCAAAGAGGGTCTTGCATTCTCTGAAAAGTGCCTTTGCTAAGAATCGCCCTTGTGCATCCCAGTGTCTTCTTCAAAATTGTTG TGAGGATGACCTGCTTTGCACACGTGCTTCTCCTTCCCCATTGCAGCTGTTGTCCAGTGGGTTTGGGATTCATCCGAGTTCCCTTAATAAATCGAATGCAAGCGATGGTTCATTCAAGCTCCCAAGATACATCTCAGGTCCTGATGTTTACACAGTGAAG atctttcaatatttttgGATATT AGAGGAAGTAGAACAACATCATACATTGCATCTCCTTGTGAAAGTAGCTGTGCGCATTGAGCTGTACTCTTCTCCAAAAATGTTAAAA CTATTGATTTCTTATG GACCACATGTCTGTAATGCAGCAACGAATGCTACATCTGGTCAAACAGAAAACGTATCTCCGGGCTTGTCCACTTTACCGGCATTTGGAAGGAAATATGACGTTAATCGTGTAGCCAATGAACCTCTGTTGTTGTCCAAGGATGTCAATGTCTCAGACTCCTCCATTCTTGGATATCCAAGAGCTCTTGCATTTGGTGTTCCAAGCAACTCCTCACACGTTGGCACCCCAAGATTTGATTCCTATTCCTTTGGCCAACCAGCAGTATACATGTCAGGGAGCAAAG GAAACGAAAGTACAACACCTTTGCTCAAGAGCTCTGGTTTTGGAAAGTCTGCATTTGGTATTAATCAGAAAGGAAGTAGAACAACATCATACATTGCATCTCCAGAGATAGATAGTATAAGACCCGGTGGTGCAAACATTCAATCCATTTGTGGAATGCAGACTTATCAAGATAAAAGCCATGACGTGTTGAGGTTTGAGGACTACCAGTTAGGTGATAAAG GAACATTAGCCTCTAATGCAGCAACGAATGCTACATCTGGTCAAACACAAAACATATCTCCGGGCTCATCCACTTTACAAACATTTGGAAAGAAATATGACGTTAACAGCGTGGCCAATGAACCTCTGATGTGGTCCAGGGATGCCAATGTCTCAGGCTCCTCCATATTTGGATCTCTAAAACCTACTTCATTTGGTGTTTCAAGCAACTCACACTTTGGCACCCCAAGATTTGATTCCTATTCCTTCGGCCAAGCAGCAGTATCCATGTCAGGGAGCAAAGGTTTACTTTACTGTCCATTTTCTCATGTATTGGAGCAGATGATATAA
- the LOC129872743 gene encoding nuclear pore complex protein NUP98A-like yields the protein MHPVNWDDDKDVDGIMPTFHRVNYYTVPPMEELISKEKEEAGFCCHVKDFCGRKTWVIVYMDESKKPPVGLALNKPAEITLLNVRCINKSTGKEYRDMLLKKTVEQDAEFVSYDPVEGKWKFRVSHF from the exons ATGCATCCTGTTAATTGGGACGATGATAAGGATGTTGATGGCATAATGCCGACGTTCCATCGTGTTAATTACTACACAGTTCCTCCTATGGAGGAGTTGATATCAAAGGAGAAGGAAGAAGCTGGTTTTTGTTGCCACGTGAAGGACTTTTGTGGTAGGAAGACATGG GTGATAGTCTATATGGATGAGAGCAAGAAACCTCCAGTTGGACTAGCCCTCAACAAGCCAGCTGAGATAACTCTTCTCAATGTCAGATGCATCAACAAATCGACTGGAAAGGAGTACAGAGATATGCTTCTTAAGAAAACAGTAGAGCAAGATGCAGAATTTGTTTCTTATGATCCAGTGGAAGGGAAGTGGAAATTTAGGGTGTCACACTTCTAA